One Streptomyces sp. L2 genomic window carries:
- a CDS encoding BON domain-containing protein — MTDHDTRRPPDTPADLNLDYRVAHLAEHLAAGPLGELGVRLVARGDAVQLTGTVPSTQCRDEILTMAREELAGHPVHCDLLVAGTASPGQGEDLT; from the coding sequence ATGACCGACCACGACACACGCCGTCCGCCGGACACGCCGGCGGACCTCAACCTGGACTACCGCGTCGCGCACCTCGCCGAGCACCTGGCCGCCGGCCCGCTCGGGGAACTGGGCGTACGGCTCGTCGCACGCGGCGACGCCGTCCAGCTGACCGGCACGGTGCCCTCCACCCAGTGCCGTGACGAGATCCTGACCATGGCCCGCGAGGAACTGGCGGGGCACCCCGTCCACTGCGACCTCCTCGTCGCCGGGACCGCCTCGCCCGGCCAGGGGGAGGACCTGACATGA
- a CDS encoding metallophosphoesterase, translated as MIRVAAVGDIHMGPESQGTLRASFETLPQCADVLLLAGDLTRHGTPEEAGVVAREIKDLAVPVVAVLGNHDHHDERPEEVTAILRDAGAHVLEGQAAVVTAHGARIGVAGTKGFGGGFVGRCAGEFGEPLMKEFVRYTRRCADGLLGALKDLDERNCDMRIALTHFSPVADTLAGEPAEIYPFLGSYLLAEAIDTGGADLAVHGHAHAGTEHGMTSGGVRVRNVAQPVIGQAFHVYHLPTRAAPSAP; from the coding sequence ATGATCCGCGTCGCGGCCGTCGGAGACATCCACATGGGCCCCGAGAGCCAGGGCACGCTCCGGGCCTCCTTCGAGACCCTGCCCCAGTGCGCGGACGTCCTGCTCCTCGCCGGCGATCTCACCCGGCACGGGACGCCCGAGGAGGCCGGTGTCGTCGCCCGCGAGATCAAGGACCTCGCGGTGCCGGTCGTCGCCGTCCTGGGCAACCACGACCACCACGACGAACGCCCCGAGGAGGTCACCGCGATCCTCCGGGACGCGGGCGCGCACGTCCTCGAAGGACAGGCGGCCGTGGTCACCGCCCACGGGGCGCGCATCGGAGTGGCCGGGACCAAGGGGTTCGGGGGCGGGTTCGTGGGGCGGTGCGCCGGGGAGTTCGGGGAGCCGCTGATGAAGGAGTTCGTCCGCTACACGCGCCGGTGCGCGGACGGGCTGCTCGGGGCGCTGAAGGACCTCGACGAGAGGAACTGCGACATGCGGATCGCGCTGACCCACTTCTCGCCGGTCGCGGACACGCTGGCGGGGGAGCCGGCGGAGATCTATCCGTTCCTCGGGAGCTATCTGCTGGCCGAGGCAATCGACACGGGGGGCGCGGACCTCGCGGTGCACGGGCATGCGCATGCGGGGACCGAGCACGGGATGACGAGTGGGGGAGTGCGGGTACGGAACGTGGCGCAGCCGGTGATCGGGCAGGCGTTCCACGTGTACCACCTGCCGACCCGAGCGGCCCCGTCGGCCCCCTGA
- a CDS encoding aldo/keto reductase, with amino-acid sequence MRQRSLRDLQVSAIGLGCMGMSAFYGSADQDEGIATIRRAREIGVTFLDTAQMYGPLTNESLIGEAIRGHRDEYVIATKFNYRMDDAVPGDIGTVGRQDGSAEHVRSSVHGSLERLGTDHIDLYYQHRVDPNVPIEETAGALGELVAEGKVRHIGLSEASAETIRRAHAVHPVTAVQSEYSLWTRDVEAEVLPACRELGIGFVPYSPLGRGFLAGRFSSPEELDEGDFRRSNPRFADANLEANLRLAAKVKEIAAEKEVTPAQLAIAWVLAQGDDLVPIPGTKRRTYLEQNAAAVDIELTKDDMTRIDAELPEAAGARYDEAGMRSVNR; translated from the coding sequence ATGCGACAGCGCAGTCTGCGGGACCTCCAGGTATCGGCCATCGGCCTCGGCTGCATGGGGATGTCCGCCTTCTACGGCTCGGCCGACCAGGACGAGGGCATCGCCACGATCCGGCGCGCCCGGGAGATCGGGGTGACCTTCCTCGACACGGCGCAGATGTACGGCCCGCTGACCAACGAGTCACTGATCGGCGAGGCGATCCGGGGGCACCGCGACGAGTACGTGATCGCGACGAAGTTCAACTACCGGATGGACGACGCGGTGCCGGGCGACATCGGCACGGTGGGCCGGCAGGACGGCTCGGCCGAGCACGTCCGCAGCTCGGTCCACGGTTCGCTGGAGCGGCTGGGCACCGATCACATCGACCTGTACTACCAGCACCGGGTGGACCCGAACGTGCCCATCGAGGAGACGGCCGGCGCGCTCGGGGAACTGGTCGCCGAGGGCAAGGTGCGGCACATCGGGCTGAGCGAGGCGAGCGCGGAGACCATCCGGCGGGCGCACGCCGTCCACCCGGTGACCGCCGTGCAGAGCGAGTACTCGCTGTGGACGCGGGACGTGGAGGCGGAGGTGCTGCCCGCCTGCCGGGAGCTCGGCATCGGCTTCGTGCCCTACTCGCCGCTCGGCCGCGGCTTCCTCGCCGGCCGCTTCAGCTCCCCGGAGGAGCTGGACGAGGGCGACTTCCGCCGCAGCAACCCGCGCTTCGCCGACGCCAACCTGGAGGCGAACCTGCGGCTGGCCGCCAAGGTCAAGGAGATCGCCGCCGAGAAGGAGGTCACCCCGGCCCAGCTGGCGATCGCCTGGGTCCTGGCCCAGGGCGACGACCTGGTCCCGATCCCGGGCACCAAGCGCCGCACCTACCTGGAGCAGAACGCGGCCGCGGTCGACATCGAACTGACCAAGGACGACATGACCCGCATCGACGCGGAACTCCCCGAGGCAGCAGGCGCCCGCTACGACGAGGCAGGCATGCGATCGGTCAACCGCTGA